In Zingiber officinale cultivar Zhangliang chromosome 11B, Zo_v1.1, whole genome shotgun sequence, a single window of DNA contains:
- the LOC122034784 gene encoding N-terminal acetyltransferase B complex catalytic subunit NAA20-like, whose translation MTTIRRFCCNDLLRFASVNLDHLTETFNMSFYMTYLARWPDYFRVAVAPGNHIMGYIMGKVEGQGESWHGHVTAVTVASQYRRQQLAKKLMHLLENISDKMDKAYFVDLFVRASNMPAIKMYEKLGYVIYRRVLHYYSGEEDGLDMRKALSRDVDKKSIIPLKRPITPDELEYD comes from the exons ATGACTACCATTCGTCGATTTTGCTGTAACGATCTCCTTCGTTTTGCTTCTGTGAACCTTGACCATCTGACGGAGaca TTCAACATGTCATTCTACATGACTTACCTGGCTCGATGGCCAGATTACTTTCGTGTTGCAGTGGCTCCTGGTAATCACATCATGGGATATA TTATGGGCAAAGTTGAAGGACAAGGTGAATCTTGGCATGGCCATGTAACTGCAGTTACTGTAGCTTCCCAGTACCGAAGGCAACAACTAGCAAAGAAGCTTATGCATTTGTTGGAGAACATTAGTGACAAAAT GGACAAGGCATACTTTGTTGATCTTTTTGTAAGGGCATCCAACATGCCAGCCATAAAAATGTATGAAAAG CTTGGCTATGTGATATACAGACGAGTTCTTCACTATTATTCTGGAGAAGAAGATGGGCTGG ATATGCGAAAGGCTCTATCTCGAGATGTCGATAAGAAGTCTATTATACCCCTTAAACGTCCAATAACCCCAGATGAACTCGAATATGATTGA